In Chitinophaga nivalis, a single genomic region encodes these proteins:
- a CDS encoding NAD(P)H-quinone oxidoreductase, translating to MKAAVITTYGDPAVLQIAERPRPQPGEQEVLIRVKAAGVNRPDVFQRMGKYPPPPGVPEDIPGLEVAGVIEACGAQVTEWKIGDAVCALIAGGGYAEYVTVAAGQCLPVPAGFSFVAAASLPETIFTVWSNVFQRGQLKAGEHFLVHGGSSGIGITAIQLAKAWGAKVFATAGTEEKCRECRELGAEVCINYKSQDFEQELQAAGVDVILDMIGGDYFEKNIRILRPEGRLVFINAMMGNTVPLNVMQLMQKRITITGSTLRSRDTAFKSALAADIRKQVWPLLTSGNFNPVVYQTFPLEAAAAAHALMESSQHTGKIILEIQ from the coding sequence ATGAAAGCAGCTGTTATTACCACTTACGGTGATCCTGCCGTTTTGCAGATCGCTGAAAGGCCCCGCCCGCAACCGGGCGAACAGGAGGTATTGATACGGGTAAAAGCCGCCGGCGTAAACCGGCCGGATGTATTTCAACGAATGGGCAAATACCCGCCACCGCCGGGAGTACCCGAAGATATTCCGGGGCTGGAAGTAGCCGGTGTGATTGAAGCATGTGGCGCACAGGTGACGGAGTGGAAGATAGGAGATGCGGTATGTGCGCTGATTGCCGGTGGTGGTTATGCAGAATATGTAACCGTCGCCGCCGGCCAGTGTTTACCGGTGCCTGCCGGGTTCAGCTTTGTCGCCGCTGCCAGTCTGCCTGAAACCATCTTTACCGTATGGAGCAATGTTTTTCAACGCGGACAATTAAAAGCCGGTGAACATTTTCTGGTACATGGTGGTAGTAGTGGTATCGGTATCACAGCTATTCAGCTGGCAAAGGCATGGGGCGCCAAAGTATTTGCCACGGCCGGTACAGAGGAGAAATGCCGGGAGTGCCGCGAGTTGGGTGCAGAGGTATGTATCAACTACAAAAGCCAGGACTTTGAACAGGAGCTGCAGGCAGCTGGTGTGGATGTTATCCTGGACATGATCGGAGGTGATTATTTTGAAAAAAATATCCGGATCCTCCGACCGGAAGGCAGGCTGGTATTCATTAATGCGATGATGGGAAATACTGTACCACTGAATGTCATGCAGCTGATGCAAAAGCGTATAACCATTACCGGTAGTACGCTGCGTAGCCGCGATACGGCTTTCAAATCTGCCCTGGCAGCTGATATCCGGAAGCAGGTATGGCCCCTCCTGACCAGTGGGAACTTTAATCCCGTCGTTTATCAGACGTTTCCGCTGGAAGCAGCAGCTGCTGCACATGCTTTAATGGAAAGCAGCCAGCATACCGGAAAAATCATCCTCGAAATACAATAA
- a CDS encoding MFS transporter, with translation MATQEIAMKAPGWGTLLSGKNGLRSIALAGGVMLHATDVYLATTIMPSVTQEIGGLSLYAWATTVYVIAAIIGSVLSSRHLSQRGPRQAYRIAALLFGIGSLISATAPNMYWLLSGRFVQGLGGGLLFALSYAMISIVFEEKLWPRAMALVSAMWGVSAFSGPFVGGLFAQYGHWRMAFITLVILTTLLLLLTEKVLPVKGPQATSRTPLPAVQLLLLTGATLAVSIGGAIEKTSANIVGVVIAIVLFILLLIAEKRSAHRLLPTGAYRLSGALGATYAVMVLLTIATAVEIYIPYFLQVIHHFTPLKAGYLTVLIAFGWSFSSIAFSGAAPAKVKILLPVGACLVLAGLAGLTFTMPAVNSGTGLPLLLMCGSLALTGIGVGIGWPHLLTRVLTAAIAGEEEKAAASITTVQLLATAFGTALTGLVANASGLIAPGGITGAQQAAGWLLGLFIITPALALLLQLKQRRLP, from the coding sequence ATGGCAACACAGGAAATAGCGATGAAAGCACCGGGATGGGGCACCTTATTATCAGGTAAAAACGGGCTTCGCTCCATTGCATTGGCAGGCGGGGTGATGCTGCATGCCACGGATGTATATCTGGCAACGACCATCATGCCCTCCGTAACGCAGGAAATAGGTGGTTTATCCTTGTATGCATGGGCTACCACGGTGTATGTTATTGCCGCCATTATCGGATCGGTATTATCTTCCCGGCATTTATCGCAGCGGGGGCCACGGCAGGCTTACCGGATAGCAGCACTCCTTTTTGGTATCGGTTCACTGATCAGCGCCACGGCGCCCAATATGTACTGGTTGCTGAGCGGCCGATTTGTGCAGGGGCTGGGAGGCGGTTTATTGTTTGCCTTATCCTATGCCATGATCAGTATTGTTTTTGAGGAGAAGTTATGGCCCCGGGCCATGGCGCTGGTTTCTGCCATGTGGGGTGTATCGGCATTTTCCGGGCCGTTTGTAGGGGGCCTGTTTGCCCAGTACGGTCACTGGCGTATGGCCTTTATCACCCTGGTGATCCTCACCACCCTGTTGTTGCTACTCACAGAGAAAGTATTGCCGGTAAAAGGGCCACAGGCGACCAGCCGGACGCCCCTCCCCGCAGTACAGCTGTTGCTGCTGACAGGCGCTACGCTGGCAGTATCTATCGGCGGCGCCATTGAGAAAACATCCGCCAACATCGTCGGCGTAGTGATAGCGATTGTTTTGTTTATACTATTGCTGATAGCAGAAAAGCGGTCGGCTCACAGGTTGCTGCCTACCGGTGCTTACCGGCTTTCCGGCGCCCTGGGCGCCACCTACGCGGTGATGGTGTTACTGACTATTGCCACAGCGGTAGAAATATACATCCCCTACTTCCTGCAGGTAATTCATCACTTTACGCCCCTGAAAGCAGGCTATCTGACTGTACTGATCGCCTTTGGCTGGTCTTTCTCCTCTATTGCCTTTTCCGGAGCTGCTCCTGCCAAAGTGAAGATACTGCTGCCGGTTGGCGCCTGCCTGGTACTGGCCGGGCTTGCCGGGCTCACCTTTACCATGCCTGCGGTCAATAGTGGCACCGGCCTACCTTTGCTGCTGATGTGCGGAAGTCTTGCCCTGACCGGCATCGGCGTTGGCATCGGCTGGCCTCATCTGCTCACCCGCGTGCTCACAGCTGCCATAGCCGGTGAAGAAGAAAAGGCCGCCGCCTCTATTACCACTGTACAGTTACTCGCCACTGCTTTTGGCACTGCTTTAACAGGCCTGGTGGCCAATGCATCCGGATTGATTGCGCCGGGTGGTATCACAGGCGCTCAACAAGCTGCCGGCTGGCTACTGGGATTATTTATCATTACGCCGGCGCTGGCACTGCTGCTGCAGTTAAAACAGCGCCGCTTGCCATAA
- a CDS encoding VOC family protein — translation MLKHVKAFSGFSANDLPAVQTFYSEVLGLEVTATSGILKIHIAGSHPVLVYPKPDHIPATYTILNFPVPDITAAVDELTARGVRFLQYEGKLQTDEKGIFHGGGPKIAWFQDPAGNILSVLEEK, via the coding sequence ATGTTGAAGCATGTAAAAGCATTCAGCGGATTTTCCGCTAATGACCTGCCGGCCGTCCAGACATTTTATAGCGAAGTACTGGGCCTCGAAGTAACAGCCACCTCCGGGATATTAAAAATTCATATTGCCGGTAGTCATCCGGTACTCGTGTATCCTAAACCCGATCATATTCCCGCCACCTATACCATCCTCAATTTTCCGGTGCCCGATATTACCGCTGCTGTAGATGAACTCACTGCCAGGGGCGTACGTTTTCTGCAATATGAAGGCAAGCTCCAAACAGATGAAAAAGGTATTTTTCATGGCGGCGGCCCTAAAATAGCCTGGTTCCAGGACCCCGCAGGAAATATCCTGTCAGTGCTCGAAGAAAAATAG
- a CDS encoding fatty acid desaturase family protein: MDTVPSLKSYLRPNTFYSLLVIARDWIAIVLIAALNIRYPSIWLYIPSVWLIGAFQFALGESMLHDASHHTLFARKSWHYRLDFLYALPFWITVKEYRKEHLVHHSYLGKDKDRLVTDYRKLGFQEPVRHLFWLWFLKPVTGFAGLFYIHQLTLKPFKSSGIRILIFWAVIVTGFALMQRLDILLLYWVVPYVWCFYSYLYWSEVSDHFHTETGTRSNLNPLSNLITHNNGYHYLHHKYPTIPWFRLPDAYNDFGKGEGDISGGFLDTYRQMKKANLKA; encoded by the coding sequence ATGGATACTGTTCCATCTCTCAAAAGCTATCTCCGGCCGAATACCTTCTATTCTTTATTGGTGATTGCACGTGATTGGATAGCGATCGTGCTGATTGCGGCCCTGAATATCCGTTATCCCAGTATATGGCTGTATATCCCTTCTGTATGGTTGATTGGGGCATTTCAGTTTGCCCTGGGAGAGTCCATGTTGCATGATGCATCGCATCACACCCTGTTTGCCCGTAAATCGTGGCATTACCGGCTGGATTTTTTATATGCCCTTCCTTTTTGGATAACGGTAAAAGAATACAGAAAAGAACACCTCGTACATCATAGCTATCTGGGAAAAGATAAAGACCGGCTGGTGACAGATTACCGGAAACTGGGTTTCCAGGAGCCGGTCCGGCACCTGTTCTGGTTGTGGTTCCTGAAACCGGTCACCGGTTTTGCCGGGTTATTTTATATACATCAGCTGACTTTAAAACCATTTAAAAGCAGCGGTATCCGGATATTGATTTTCTGGGCGGTGATCGTAACGGGTTTTGCACTCATGCAGCGCCTGGACATACTGCTGCTTTATTGGGTGGTTCCCTATGTATGGTGTTTTTACAGTTATCTGTACTGGTCAGAAGTCTCCGATCACTTTCATACGGAAACGGGTACACGTAGTAACCTGAATCCCCTTTCCAACCTGATCACCCATAACAACGGGTATCATTATCTGCATCATAAATATCCTACCATTCCCTGGTTCAGGCTGCCGGATGCCTATAACGATTTCGGTAAGGGGGAAGGAGATATTTCCGGTGGTTTTCTGGATACCTACCGGCAAATGAAAAAAGCCAATCTCAAAGCATAG
- a CDS encoding sensor histidine kinase, with translation MRRLLLSILLLLSGFRAASQELSYTQYTVKDGLPGTIVYQALQDRNGFIWFATSQGVSRFDGKTFKNYTKEDGLPDNEILKLYLDKYNNIWFISMSGYPSVFYKGAIRKIPHCEGVLAICEDFLSDSILFLARKLIGGKDLLDYGFYTSANLPGQWRFRGMVQPPPCDSFNWPVLRTSSDKKINYYFSLASVYDYALTIKTTGGTRTFTFPYTQQDGYVSLTMKSMLSMNKATSAIAFCTDTLFRADSNRLEVVLPLSSLHLKYVDLNTMFYENDSSVWLCSRNRGLIQIQHPFSGHPQVRSFFPKAFCTSIIKDREGGYWVTTHNEGVYYLPNLHSYYLSGIPAIADKDVKCILSINKDQLIAGFADGNILSVNPNTLQGKLFSRWHHTNNNRILDIRPYGKDKFMVISDYELHFLYPDQHSKKILSWTGLKAVYINSDSSVVTAGSEGVHEVNPYNIGGFTTIFSQRTTCITGEGNNYYWGTLNGVYAYIDKKLYNLAQKFPDLGGIINHIDIAPDSAIWVSTQQGLKILKNGRLTAIGKEQGMLSDMCKHILFDGNAAWVSTDKGISRIAYRWYHQTPVYTISNITENEGLISSDVNQTAVSGENIAVATARGICFIPRNDAADGMLSPLININAIINGNTEVIPHDTVWVDYKKNKLLIELSGISFRSGKQMYYQYRLKNLDQNWTNSATGSLEFSTLPFGTHTFEVRAVDRWGNKSEQVKRLMIVVNPPFWKTSWFIGCTYFLTAIIMGLGVYAYSRRQQLQKDKAYQFKKRMVDLEMMALKSQMNPHFIFNCLSSIQHYILRADTVNANLYLHKLSTLIRKILQLSTAADITLAEEIKILELYLSLEKLRLGERMDYKIQVEDDLQLTSLYVPAMIIQPHVENAIKHGISGLQNKQGFVQVDFRRSGNYLVCTIDDNGKGIYASAQDKKVNLPGYKPSGNLITESRINVLNTVLKDKILFEITDKAVPGLTASGTIVRLFFPISNSQL, from the coding sequence ATGCGTCGACTACTGTTATCTATACTGTTGCTACTATCGGGCTTCCGTGCCGCATCCCAGGAGTTATCTTATACCCAGTATACGGTAAAAGATGGCCTACCCGGCACCATCGTATATCAGGCACTCCAGGACAGAAATGGCTTTATCTGGTTCGCTACCAGCCAGGGCGTCAGTCGCTTTGACGGTAAAACATTTAAGAACTATACCAAAGAAGATGGGTTACCGGATAATGAAATTCTAAAACTCTATCTTGATAAGTACAATAACATCTGGTTTATTTCCATGTCGGGTTATCCGTCTGTTTTTTATAAAGGCGCTATCCGGAAGATACCACACTGTGAAGGCGTATTGGCTATCTGCGAGGATTTTCTGAGCGACTCTATCCTGTTTCTGGCGCGGAAACTGATCGGAGGTAAGGATTTACTGGACTATGGTTTCTATACATCGGCCAACCTGCCAGGTCAATGGCGGTTCAGAGGCATGGTACAGCCGCCACCCTGTGACTCTTTTAACTGGCCGGTATTGCGTACTTCCTCCGATAAAAAAATCAATTATTATTTTTCGCTGGCCAGTGTCTACGACTATGCCCTCACGATCAAAACCACCGGTGGCACCCGCACCTTTACCTTCCCCTATACGCAGCAGGATGGGTATGTGTCGCTGACCATGAAATCGATGCTGTCGATGAATAAGGCAACATCGGCTATTGCTTTTTGTACCGACACCCTGTTCCGGGCAGACAGCAACCGGTTGGAGGTAGTGCTCCCCCTGTCGTCCCTGCATTTAAAATACGTAGATCTCAATACGATGTTTTATGAAAATGACAGCTCAGTGTGGTTATGTAGCCGGAACCGGGGCCTGATTCAGATACAACATCCATTCTCCGGTCATCCGCAGGTACGTTCCTTTTTCCCGAAAGCATTCTGTACATCTATTATCAAAGACCGGGAAGGGGGCTATTGGGTGACAACGCATAATGAAGGCGTGTATTATCTCCCGAACCTCCACTCCTACTACCTATCTGGTATTCCCGCTATTGCAGATAAAGATGTAAAGTGTATTTTGTCTATCAACAAAGATCAGCTGATTGCAGGTTTTGCAGATGGGAATATTCTTTCTGTTAATCCGAACACCCTGCAAGGAAAACTGTTTTCCCGCTGGCATCATACCAACAATAACCGGATCCTGGACATCCGGCCTTATGGTAAGGATAAGTTTATGGTGATCAGCGATTATGAATTACATTTCCTGTATCCCGATCAACACAGCAAAAAAATACTTTCCTGGACAGGACTCAAAGCTGTGTATATTAACTCCGATTCTTCCGTGGTAACCGCCGGCAGCGAAGGAGTACATGAGGTCAATCCGTATAACATCGGCGGGTTTACCACCATTTTCTCCCAAAGAACCACCTGTATCACCGGCGAGGGCAACAACTATTATTGGGGTACCCTCAACGGGGTGTATGCCTACATTGATAAAAAGTTATATAATCTCGCCCAAAAATTTCCGGACCTGGGAGGCATTATCAATCATATTGACATTGCACCGGATTCGGCCATCTGGGTATCTACGCAACAGGGACTTAAAATACTGAAAAACGGCCGGCTCACCGCAATCGGAAAAGAACAGGGCATGTTAAGTGATATGTGCAAGCATATACTTTTCGACGGTAACGCGGCCTGGGTATCTACCGATAAAGGGATCTCCCGCATTGCCTATCGCTGGTACCATCAGACACCTGTATATACGATCAGCAACATTACAGAAAATGAAGGGCTGATTTCTTCTGATGTCAACCAGACTGCCGTCAGCGGAGAGAATATTGCTGTTGCCACGGCACGGGGTATCTGCTTTATTCCCAGAAATGATGCCGCCGATGGCATGTTAAGTCCGTTGATCAACATCAATGCCATTATCAATGGCAACACGGAAGTAATACCACATGATACCGTATGGGTAGACTATAAAAAGAACAAACTGCTGATCGAATTATCGGGGATTTCTTTCCGGAGCGGCAAACAGATGTATTACCAATACCGGCTCAAAAACCTGGACCAGAACTGGACCAACTCGGCCACCGGCTCCCTGGAATTTTCCACCCTCCCCTTTGGCACCCATACCTTTGAGGTAAGGGCAGTAGACAGATGGGGTAATAAAAGTGAGCAGGTAAAAAGGCTGATGATTGTGGTGAATCCTCCTTTCTGGAAAACCTCCTGGTTTATAGGCTGTACTTATTTCCTAACCGCCATCATCATGGGTCTGGGCGTATATGCCTACTCCCGGCGACAGCAACTGCAAAAAGACAAAGCTTATCAATTTAAAAAAAGAATGGTGGATTTGGAAATGATGGCACTAAAATCGCAGATGAATCCTCATTTCATTTTCAATTGTCTGAGTTCCATTCAGCATTATATCCTCCGGGCGGATACGGTCAATGCAAACCTATACCTGCATAAGCTTTCTACCCTGATCCGGAAAATACTGCAGCTCAGTACAGCCGCAGATATTACGCTGGCGGAAGAGATAAAGATCCTGGAACTATACCTCAGTCTGGAAAAGTTAAGGTTGGGTGAAAGGATGGATTATAAGATTCAGGTGGAAGATGACCTGCAACTGACCTCCTTGTATGTGCCGGCCATGATCATACAGCCGCATGTGGAAAATGCTATTAAACATGGCATCTCCGGGTTGCAAAACAAACAGGGATTTGTACAGGTGGATTTCCGGCGTTCGGGGAACTACCTGGTATGTACGATTGATGATAACGGTAAAGGTATTTATGCGTCGGCACAGGATAAGAAAGTGAATCTGCCGGGGTACAAACCTTCCGGCAACCTGATCACTGAAAGCCGTATCAATGTGTTGAACACGGTACTGAAAGATAAAATACTATTCGAAATAACCGACAAAGCGGTGCCCGGATTAACAGCGTCCGGTACGATTGTCCGTTTATTTTTTCCTATATCAAATAGTCAACTATGA
- a CDS encoding Crp/Fnr family transcriptional regulator yields MSLLQENILHHLSAMAPLSAAAAAALTSCCQLRKLPKNHLLVHSGDHSDKLFFVVQGALRAYFLQDEKDITDWFAFENNFITAIVSFLGQVPSPHQIETMEPSLVLVIDRHDLEIICRQHPDMEHLYRLCLADTLLKLQQHIIAQRYKTAADRYAALISSQPGVVNRVPLKHIASYLGISQESLSRIRGRR; encoded by the coding sequence ATGTCACTCCTGCAGGAAAATATCCTGCACCATCTTTCCGCCATGGCCCCGCTTTCTGCGGCTGCAGCCGCTGCTTTGACCAGCTGCTGCCAGTTGCGGAAACTCCCTAAAAATCATTTGCTCGTACATAGCGGAGACCATTCCGACAAATTATTTTTTGTGGTACAAGGCGCATTAAGGGCTTACTTTCTGCAGGATGAAAAAGATATCACGGACTGGTTTGCCTTTGAAAACAATTTTATTACGGCCATTGTGAGCTTCCTCGGACAAGTACCCAGCCCGCATCAGATCGAAACCATGGAACCTTCGCTGGTACTTGTTATAGACCGGCATGACCTGGAGATCATCTGCCGCCAGCATCCTGACATGGAACATCTCTATCGGTTATGCCTGGCCGATACCTTACTGAAATTGCAACAACACATTATTGCGCAACGATACAAAACAGCTGCAGACCGTTATGCCGCCCTGATTTCCAGTCAGCCCGGCGTAGTGAACCGGGTACCGCTCAAACATATTGCCTCCTACCTGGGCATCTCTCAGGAAAGTCTGAGCCGGATCCGGGGCCGGCGTTAA
- a CDS encoding DUF4105 domain-containing protein — protein MSLNHRIAGIWWVFLFCCCRCLPVMAATATPLQANNASVLSPAAQLSILICAPGEAAYARFGHAALRIMDPVNQLDRVYNYGTFDVNTPRFYLRFIQGNLAYYLSADTFTAFYDGCQADRQEISEQVLTLTSAEIRQIYSYLEHTLQTPARYYPYRFFDDNCATRLYELLNDNLDIPLETDTAYIAWPATYRSLLSPYLLGVPWLKLGINILLGAPADQQTCFRQRLFLPLELQKALDHSSRNKRPLVASFRVIPVEGTRSLAATPYLLPYMFFLLLFITALLTIVSLPLNRYVSRYLDILLFGGTGAIGCLLLLLMGWSHHAPLKGNYYLFALMPAHLLLTGIPACRFRKYYAHISLLILLLFMLLGSWRNLFTALPEMYLLMATLAVRLIAISQQGGRSGFLPVNIPGASDYLGKKR, from the coding sequence ATGTCCCTGAATCATCGCATAGCTGGCATATGGTGGGTATTCCTGTTTTGCTGCTGCAGGTGCTTACCTGTGATGGCGGCCACCGCAACTCCCTTGCAGGCAAACAACGCCAGTGTACTTTCACCGGCAGCACAACTGAGTATCCTGATCTGCGCGCCCGGCGAGGCGGCCTATGCGCGTTTCGGTCATGCTGCACTCAGAATTATGGACCCGGTTAATCAGCTGGACAGGGTGTATAATTACGGTACTTTTGATGTAAATACCCCCCGTTTTTACCTCCGCTTTATACAAGGTAACCTGGCCTATTATCTTTCCGCTGATACCTTCACTGCTTTTTATGATGGCTGTCAGGCCGACAGACAAGAAATATCAGAGCAGGTGCTGACACTTACCTCTGCCGAAATACGGCAAATCTATTCCTACCTGGAACATACCTTGCAAACCCCTGCCCGTTATTATCCCTACCGTTTTTTTGATGATAACTGTGCCACCAGATTGTATGAACTGTTGAATGATAACCTGGATATCCCGTTGGAAACCGATACCGCTTATATAGCATGGCCGGCTACCTATCGGTCATTATTGTCGCCGTACCTGTTGGGTGTTCCCTGGCTCAAACTGGGCATCAATATCCTGCTGGGCGCACCGGCCGACCAGCAAACCTGTTTCCGGCAACGGCTTTTTCTGCCGCTGGAATTACAAAAAGCATTGGACCATAGCTCACGGAATAAACGTCCTTTGGTAGCCAGCTTCCGGGTAATACCGGTAGAGGGTACACGTAGTCTGGCAGCTACCCCGTATCTGCTGCCCTATATGTTTTTTTTACTGCTGTTTATAACAGCCCTGCTGACCATTGTTTCTTTGCCGCTGAACCGGTATGTGAGCCGGTACCTGGATATCCTGTTGTTTGGTGGTACCGGTGCAATCGGATGTTTGCTGTTGCTGCTGATGGGGTGGTCACACCATGCTCCTTTAAAAGGAAATTATTACCTGTTTGCGCTGATGCCTGCGCATTTGCTGTTAACGGGTATTCCTGCCTGCCGTTTCCGGAAATATTATGCCCATATCTCGCTGCTCATTTTGTTGCTATTTATGTTGTTGGGCAGCTGGCGCAATCTGTTTACCGCATTGCCGGAAATGTATCTGCTGATGGCTACCCTGGCAGTACGCCTGATTGCGATAAGTCAGCAGGGAGGGCGATCCGGATTTTTACCCGTGAATATTCCCGGTGCTTCGGATTATTTGGGAAAAAAGCGTTAA
- a CDS encoding Crp/Fnr family transcriptional regulator: MTDFLRQHLEELIPLSEEEFTYIRPHFSVLKKRKHQFLIQEKQPVNHIYLVEQGCVKAYHTDPEGKEYILQFAMEHWWVSDFQAFFKRTEATIEVDCIEDATIWALSYDDMEKVCAALPKFEHFFRKKSNMGYVALQARILSLLNKNAQERYDQFATLYPQLLQRIPKQLIAAYLGVSRETLSRFNTR; encoded by the coding sequence ATGACAGATTTTTTGCGGCAACACCTGGAAGAACTGATACCACTGAGTGAAGAAGAATTTACGTATATCCGTCCCCATTTCTCCGTGTTGAAAAAGAGAAAACACCAGTTCCTGATCCAGGAGAAACAACCGGTAAACCATATCTATCTGGTGGAACAGGGCTGCGTAAAAGCATATCATACAGACCCTGAAGGAAAAGAATATATTTTGCAGTTTGCCATGGAACATTGGTGGGTGAGCGACTTCCAGGCATTCTTCAAAAGAACGGAAGCCACTATTGAAGTAGATTGTATCGAAGATGCTACCATATGGGCGCTTTCCTATGACGATATGGAAAAAGTATGTGCGGCGCTACCAAAGTTTGAACACTTCTTCCGGAAAAAATCAAATATGGGCTATGTGGCACTGCAGGCAAGAATCCTGTCGCTGCTCAATAAAAATGCGCAGGAACGTTATGACCAGTTTGCCACCCTGTATCCGCAATTATTACAACGTATACCCAAACAGCTTATTGCGGCGTATCTGGGTGTATCCCGCGAAACGCTTAGCCGTTTTAATACCCGTTGA
- a CDS encoding type 1 glutamine amidotransferase domain-containing protein has translation MGKKILFVVSSHDQLGNTGEKTGFYYGEVTHAWEVLKAAGYDIDFVSPKGGKAPYYGLEEDDKANQEFLADAAAQQQINNTLTPAQINPADYDVIYYAGGHGTMWDFTHNKTLDNIASNIYQQGGIVSAVCHGVAGLLDIPGDNGQRLIAGKKINAFTNEEEKAVELENVVPFSLEDQLIANGAIFEKSPMWQQHVTVDGRIISGQNPQSAKAVGEAILAALQAKS, from the coding sequence ATGGGTAAGAAAATACTGTTTGTGGTATCCAGCCACGATCAATTAGGTAATACCGGAGAAAAAACCGGCTTTTATTATGGCGAAGTAACACACGCCTGGGAAGTGCTGAAAGCAGCCGGTTATGACATTGATTTTGTTAGCCCGAAAGGAGGAAAGGCGCCCTACTATGGCCTGGAAGAAGACGATAAAGCCAACCAGGAATTTCTGGCAGATGCCGCGGCGCAGCAGCAGATCAACAACACCCTTACGCCGGCACAGATTAATCCTGCTGATTACGACGTGATTTATTATGCTGGTGGCCACGGCACCATGTGGGATTTTACCCATAATAAAACACTGGATAATATAGCATCCAACATTTATCAGCAGGGCGGTATTGTCAGCGCTGTTTGTCACGGCGTGGCAGGCCTGCTGGACATTCCGGGTGATAATGGTCAGCGATTGATTGCCGGTAAAAAAATAAATGCTTTTACCAATGAAGAGGAAAAAGCGGTGGAGCTGGAAAATGTAGTACCCTTCTCGCTGGAAGACCAGCTGATCGCTAATGGGGCCATTTTTGAAAAATCCCCCATGTGGCAGCAACATGTAACGGTAGATGGCCGGATTATTTCCGGTCAGAACCCGCAATCTGCCAAAGCCGTAGGAGAGGCTATCCTGGCTGCTTTACAAGCAAAGTCATAA